From the genome of Vicia villosa cultivar HV-30 ecotype Madison, WI linkage group LG2, Vvil1.0, whole genome shotgun sequence, one region includes:
- the LOC131653384 gene encoding probable leucine-rich repeat receptor-like serine/threonine-protein kinase At3g14840 isoform X2: MVNLLNITLPGNRLTGSIPKEIANISTLLHLELTANQMSGNITSELGNLTQIQTLRISSNNFSGELPATLAKLTTLQNFHISDNQFTGKIPDFIQNWTNITTLIIQGSGLSGPIPSKISILRNLTDLRISDLNESEYAPLPQLNNLTLLQKLILRNCNINGTLPEYLNAITSLKYLDFSFNKFSGTIPSTYADINGVKFIFLTGNLLTGPVPSWKKNIDVDLSYNNFSITQESQICQSDKLNLFSTSWANNDIGTVSCLSECRKPSYSLYINCGGKQEKVNGASYDDDSDSPGPAKLHVSPTGKWAFSTTGLFIDGDQLGETYSPPDFTPLTMEDAKLYMNARGSPISLTYYGFCLKNGSYTVNLHFAEIMFTDDQTYGSLGRRVFDIYLQGNPVQKDFNIAKEAGGVGKKVVKQYKNVSVTSSTLEIRLYWAGKGTQSLPNRSVFGPLISAISMESDSPPGGISAGVVVGIVVAATVIIILVFGILWWKGCFKKKESLARELKSLDVQTGLFALRQIKAATNNFDISNKIGEGGFGPVYKGCLPNGTLIAVKQLSSKSKQGNREFLNEIGMISALQHPYLVKLHGCCVEGDQLLLVYEYLENNSLARALFGPEEHQIKLDWPTRHKICVGIARGLAYLHEESRLKVVHRDIKATNVLLDTNLDPKISDFGLAKLDEEDNTHISTRIAGTYGYMAPEYAMHGYLTDKADVYSFGIVALEIVSGKSNTMYRSKEEAFYLLDWAHLLKERGDLTELVDRRLGLDFNKKEAMVVINVALLCTNVTSNLRPAMSSVVSFLEGRNAVPEFVSDSSEVMDEKKLEVMRQYYYQKEENNISTTSQSQRILNDGSWTATSSSAVDLYPVHLDSSYWEERN, from the exons ATGGTGAATCTTCTTAACAT TACTCTCCCTGGAAATCGATTAACGGGGTCAATACCAAAGGAGATTGCAAATATATCTACCCTGCTTCACTT GGAGTTAACGGCCAATCAAATGTCTGGGAATATTACTTCTGAGCTTGGGAATCTAACCCAGATTCAAACACT GCGAATTTCCTCTAACAATTTTTCGGGAGAACTACCTGCAACATTGgccaagctcactacattgcaaAATTT CCATATTTCAGACAACCAATTCACAGGAAAGATACCCGATTTTATTCAGAACTGGACTAATATCACTACGCT AATCATTCAAGGGAGTGGATTAAGTGGGCCTATTCCTTCCAAAATTTCAATTTTGAGAAACTTAACTGACTT GAGAATTAGTGATTTGAATGAATCTGAATATGCACCTTTGCCCCAACTAAATAATCTGACATTGTTACAAAAACT GATTCTGAGGAATTGCAACATCAATGGAACTCTACCTGAATATCTTAATGCTATCACATCATTAAAATACTT AGACTTCAGCTTTAACAAATTCAGTGGAACAATTCCGAGTACCTATGCTGACATAAATGGCGTGAAATTCAT ATTTTTAACTGGAAACCTTCTCACAGGACCGGTGCCTTCTTGGAAAAAGAACATCGACGT AGATCTTTCATACAATAACTTCAGCATCACCCAAGAAAGTCAGATATGTCAAAGTGATAAACT AAACTTGTTTTCTACCTCATGGGCAAACAATGACAT AGGAACAGTTTCGTGTTTGAGCGAATGTCGCAAAC CCTCATACTCCCTTTATATAAATTGTGGTGGAAAGCAAGAAAAAGTCAATGGAGCAAGTTATGATGACGATTCAGATTCACCTGGACCAGCTAAACTCCATGTCAGTCCAACAGGAAAATGGGCATTTAGCACCACTGGTTTGTTCATTGATGGTGATCAACTTGGAGAAACTTATTCCCCACCAGATTTTACTCCACTTACTATGGAAGATGCTAAGTTGTACATGAATGCACGCGGTTCTCCCATTTCTTTGACTTATTATGGGTTTTGTCTGAAAAATGGAAGCTACACGGTAAATCTTCATTTTGCTGAAATAATGTTCACAGACGATCAAACTTATGGTAGTCTTGGAAGACGTGTATTTGATATCTACCTTCAG GGAAATCCAGTGCAAAAGGACTTCAATATTGCAAAAGAAGCAGGAGGAGTTGGTAAGAAAGTCGTAAAACAGTACAAAAATGTTTCTGTTACTAGTAGTACCTTGGAGATCCGTTTGTATTGGGCTGGAAAAGGGACACAATCTCTTCCAAATAGATCAGTATTTGGTCCTCTTATATCGGCCATATCAATGGAATCTG ACTCTCCACCTGGAGGCATATCTGCAGGAGTTGTGGTTGGAATTGTGGTTGCCGCAACAGTTATTATCATTCTAGTATTTGGTATACTTTGGTGGAAAGGATGTTTTAAGAAGAAAGAATCATTAGCAAGAG AGCTGAAGAGTTTGGACGTTCAAACTGGTTTATTTGCCTTAAGACAAATCAAAGCAGCTACAAATAACTTTGATATTTCCAATAAGATTGGAGAAGGAGGATTTGGTCCCGTGTATAAG GGATGTTTACCCAATGGGACATTGATAGCAGTAAAGCAACTTTCTTCTAAATCAAAGCAAGGGAATCGTGAGTTTTTAAATGAGATAGGCATGATTTCTGCTTTGCAACACCCTTATCTTGTTAAACTCCATGGTTGTTGTGTGGAAGGAGATCAGTTGTTGCTGGTATATGAATACCTGGAAAACAATAGTCTAGCTCGTGCTTTATTTG GTCCAGAGGAACACCAAATTAAATTAGATTGGCCAACAAGGCATAAGATTTGTGTTGGTATTGCTAGAGGTTTGGCATACCTCCATGAAGAATCAAGACTGAAGGTTGTTCACAGGGACATCAAGGCCACTAATGTATTGCTTGATACGAATCTTGACCCAAAGATATCTGATTTTGGTTTGGCCAAGCTTGATGAGGAGGACAATACTCACATTAGTACTAGAATTGCTGGGACCTA CGGATATATGGCTCCTGAATATGCAATGCATGGTTATTTGACGGACAAAGCAGATGTTTATAGTTTTGGAATTGTTGCCTTGGAAATCGTTAGTGGAAAGAGCAACACCATGTATCGATCAAAGGAGGAAGCGTTCTATCTTCTTGATTGG GCACATTTGTTGAAAGAGAGGGGTGACCTGACGGAGCTAGTTGATAGAAGATTAGGTTTAGATTTCAACAAAAAGGAGGCTATGGTGGTAATCAATGTGGCTCTCCTATGCACCAATGTCACTTCAAATCTTAGGCCCGCGATGTCATCAGTTGTAAGTTTCCTTGAAGGAAGGAATGCGGTTCCAGAGTTTGTTTCAGATTCAAGTGAAGTAATGGATGAAAAGAAGTTGGAAGTAATGAGGCAGTATTACTACCAGAAGGAAGAAAATAATATAAGTACTACCTCACAAAGTCAGCGTATATTAAATGACGGGTCATGGACTGCTACATCTTCATCAGCTGTGGACCTTTATCCTGTCCACCTTGATTCTTCCTATTGGGAGGAAAGAAATTAA
- the LOC131653384 gene encoding probable leucine-rich repeat receptor-like serine/threonine-protein kinase At3g14840 isoform X1, which yields MGTSSQFLFLLLIAIWFISLTAFGADTIHPDEKKALEDIGKSLGKKDWNFDVDPCSNKPNWATPKPTTHRVSLVENNVTCNCSVAGDNFCHVVSITLKGQNLPGTLPPELTRLHYLQIIDLSRNYLNGTIPKKWGSMVNLLNITLPGNRLTGSIPKEIANISTLLHLELTANQMSGNITSELGNLTQIQTLRISSNNFSGELPATLAKLTTLQNFHISDNQFTGKIPDFIQNWTNITTLIIQGSGLSGPIPSKISILRNLTDLRISDLNESEYAPLPQLNNLTLLQKLILRNCNINGTLPEYLNAITSLKYLDFSFNKFSGTIPSTYADINGVKFIFLTGNLLTGPVPSWKKNIDVDLSYNNFSITQESQICQSDKLNLFSTSWANNDIGTVSCLSECRKPSYSLYINCGGKQEKVNGASYDDDSDSPGPAKLHVSPTGKWAFSTTGLFIDGDQLGETYSPPDFTPLTMEDAKLYMNARGSPISLTYYGFCLKNGSYTVNLHFAEIMFTDDQTYGSLGRRVFDIYLQGNPVQKDFNIAKEAGGVGKKVVKQYKNVSVTSSTLEIRLYWAGKGTQSLPNRSVFGPLISAISMESDSPPGGISAGVVVGIVVAATVIIILVFGILWWKGCFKKKESLARELKSLDVQTGLFALRQIKAATNNFDISNKIGEGGFGPVYKGCLPNGTLIAVKQLSSKSKQGNREFLNEIGMISALQHPYLVKLHGCCVEGDQLLLVYEYLENNSLARALFGPEEHQIKLDWPTRHKICVGIARGLAYLHEESRLKVVHRDIKATNVLLDTNLDPKISDFGLAKLDEEDNTHISTRIAGTYGYMAPEYAMHGYLTDKADVYSFGIVALEIVSGKSNTMYRSKEEAFYLLDWAHLLKERGDLTELVDRRLGLDFNKKEAMVVINVALLCTNVTSNLRPAMSSVVSFLEGRNAVPEFVSDSSEVMDEKKLEVMRQYYYQKEENNISTTSQSQRILNDGSWTATSSSAVDLYPVHLDSSYWEERN from the exons ATGGGCACTTCCTCTCAGTTTCTCTTCCTTTTACTCATTGCCATATGGTTCATATCTTTAACAGCTTTTGGAGCGGATACTATTCACCCTGACGAAA AGAAAGCTCTTGAAGATATAGGTAAATCACTTGGTAAGAAGGATTGGAACTTTGATGTTGATCCCTGCAGCAACAAACCTAATTGGGCTACACCAAAGCCTACAACTCACAGAGTGAGTCTTGTAGAGAATAATGTCACCTGCAACTGCAGTGTTGCTGGTGACAACTTCTGCCATGTTGTTTCAAT AACTTTGAAGGGGCAAAATCTCCCCGGCACTCTCCCACCAGAACTGACCAGGTTGCATTACCTTCAAATCAT TGACCTCTCTCGCAATTACTTGAACGGTACAATTCCTAAAAAATGGGGCTCCATGGTGAATCTTCTTAACAT TACTCTCCCTGGAAATCGATTAACGGGGTCAATACCAAAGGAGATTGCAAATATATCTACCCTGCTTCACTT GGAGTTAACGGCCAATCAAATGTCTGGGAATATTACTTCTGAGCTTGGGAATCTAACCCAGATTCAAACACT GCGAATTTCCTCTAACAATTTTTCGGGAGAACTACCTGCAACATTGgccaagctcactacattgcaaAATTT CCATATTTCAGACAACCAATTCACAGGAAAGATACCCGATTTTATTCAGAACTGGACTAATATCACTACGCT AATCATTCAAGGGAGTGGATTAAGTGGGCCTATTCCTTCCAAAATTTCAATTTTGAGAAACTTAACTGACTT GAGAATTAGTGATTTGAATGAATCTGAATATGCACCTTTGCCCCAACTAAATAATCTGACATTGTTACAAAAACT GATTCTGAGGAATTGCAACATCAATGGAACTCTACCTGAATATCTTAATGCTATCACATCATTAAAATACTT AGACTTCAGCTTTAACAAATTCAGTGGAACAATTCCGAGTACCTATGCTGACATAAATGGCGTGAAATTCAT ATTTTTAACTGGAAACCTTCTCACAGGACCGGTGCCTTCTTGGAAAAAGAACATCGACGT AGATCTTTCATACAATAACTTCAGCATCACCCAAGAAAGTCAGATATGTCAAAGTGATAAACT AAACTTGTTTTCTACCTCATGGGCAAACAATGACAT AGGAACAGTTTCGTGTTTGAGCGAATGTCGCAAAC CCTCATACTCCCTTTATATAAATTGTGGTGGAAAGCAAGAAAAAGTCAATGGAGCAAGTTATGATGACGATTCAGATTCACCTGGACCAGCTAAACTCCATGTCAGTCCAACAGGAAAATGGGCATTTAGCACCACTGGTTTGTTCATTGATGGTGATCAACTTGGAGAAACTTATTCCCCACCAGATTTTACTCCACTTACTATGGAAGATGCTAAGTTGTACATGAATGCACGCGGTTCTCCCATTTCTTTGACTTATTATGGGTTTTGTCTGAAAAATGGAAGCTACACGGTAAATCTTCATTTTGCTGAAATAATGTTCACAGACGATCAAACTTATGGTAGTCTTGGAAGACGTGTATTTGATATCTACCTTCAG GGAAATCCAGTGCAAAAGGACTTCAATATTGCAAAAGAAGCAGGAGGAGTTGGTAAGAAAGTCGTAAAACAGTACAAAAATGTTTCTGTTACTAGTAGTACCTTGGAGATCCGTTTGTATTGGGCTGGAAAAGGGACACAATCTCTTCCAAATAGATCAGTATTTGGTCCTCTTATATCGGCCATATCAATGGAATCTG ACTCTCCACCTGGAGGCATATCTGCAGGAGTTGTGGTTGGAATTGTGGTTGCCGCAACAGTTATTATCATTCTAGTATTTGGTATACTTTGGTGGAAAGGATGTTTTAAGAAGAAAGAATCATTAGCAAGAG AGCTGAAGAGTTTGGACGTTCAAACTGGTTTATTTGCCTTAAGACAAATCAAAGCAGCTACAAATAACTTTGATATTTCCAATAAGATTGGAGAAGGAGGATTTGGTCCCGTGTATAAG GGATGTTTACCCAATGGGACATTGATAGCAGTAAAGCAACTTTCTTCTAAATCAAAGCAAGGGAATCGTGAGTTTTTAAATGAGATAGGCATGATTTCTGCTTTGCAACACCCTTATCTTGTTAAACTCCATGGTTGTTGTGTGGAAGGAGATCAGTTGTTGCTGGTATATGAATACCTGGAAAACAATAGTCTAGCTCGTGCTTTATTTG GTCCAGAGGAACACCAAATTAAATTAGATTGGCCAACAAGGCATAAGATTTGTGTTGGTATTGCTAGAGGTTTGGCATACCTCCATGAAGAATCAAGACTGAAGGTTGTTCACAGGGACATCAAGGCCACTAATGTATTGCTTGATACGAATCTTGACCCAAAGATATCTGATTTTGGTTTGGCCAAGCTTGATGAGGAGGACAATACTCACATTAGTACTAGAATTGCTGGGACCTA CGGATATATGGCTCCTGAATATGCAATGCATGGTTATTTGACGGACAAAGCAGATGTTTATAGTTTTGGAATTGTTGCCTTGGAAATCGTTAGTGGAAAGAGCAACACCATGTATCGATCAAAGGAGGAAGCGTTCTATCTTCTTGATTGG GCACATTTGTTGAAAGAGAGGGGTGACCTGACGGAGCTAGTTGATAGAAGATTAGGTTTAGATTTCAACAAAAAGGAGGCTATGGTGGTAATCAATGTGGCTCTCCTATGCACCAATGTCACTTCAAATCTTAGGCCCGCGATGTCATCAGTTGTAAGTTTCCTTGAAGGAAGGAATGCGGTTCCAGAGTTTGTTTCAGATTCAAGTGAAGTAATGGATGAAAAGAAGTTGGAAGTAATGAGGCAGTATTACTACCAGAAGGAAGAAAATAATATAAGTACTACCTCACAAAGTCAGCGTATATTAAATGACGGGTCATGGACTGCTACATCTTCATCAGCTGTGGACCTTTATCCTGTCCACCTTGATTCTTCCTATTGGGAGGAAAGAAATTAA
- the LOC131650965 gene encoding uncharacterized protein LOC131650965, which produces MKEKHCSEFFKETKSESNESCVLSKARAMPICYCGDAAVIRRANTDKNFGKKFWGCINYKGSEQRGCGFFKWFNEEVVEDKCEDLIHKFEILSKEFEKLKCRNEDLGNRDVLVLTIRMFLVFECVV; this is translated from the exons ATGAAGGAAAAACATTGTTCTGAGTTCTTCAAAGAGACAAAATCAGAAAGCAACGAGTCTTGCGTTCTTAGTAAGGCTCGTGCTATGCCAATTTGTTACTGTGGTGATGCTGCTGTGATTCGTAGGGCAAACACTGACAAGAATTTCGGAAAGAAATTTTGGGGATGTATCAATTACAAG GGGTCTGAGCAAAGAGGTTGCGGTTTTTTCAAGTGGTTCAATGAGGAAGTGGTGGAAGACAAATGTGAAGATTTGATACATAAGTTTGAAATCTTATCCAAGGAATTTGAAAAACTGAAGTGCAGAAATGAGGATTTAGGGAATAGG GATGTTTTAGTATTGACAATTAGGATGTTTCTGGTTTTTGAATGTGTAGTTTGA